From Streptomyces sp. TLI_235, a single genomic window includes:
- a CDS encoding putative O-methyltransferase YrrM, whose amino-acid sequence MSQQQWTAVDDYFTEVLIGNDPVLDAAKQAADAAGLPRIAVSAPQGKQLQLLAETLGARRVLEVGTLGGYSAIWMARALPADGRLVTLEIDPVHADVARGNLKHAGFAEIAEVRLGPAADSLQQLADEGADPFDLVFIDADKPGNPVYFAWALRLTRPGSLIVVDNTVRAGKVAEADSTDPAVLGVRRLHDAIAAEPRVSATSIQTVGSKGYDGFTLIRVRA is encoded by the coding sequence GTGAGCCAGCAGCAGTGGACGGCGGTCGACGACTACTTCACCGAGGTCCTGATCGGGAACGACCCGGTCCTGGACGCGGCCAAGCAGGCCGCCGACGCGGCCGGGCTGCCCCGGATCGCCGTCTCGGCGCCGCAGGGCAAGCAGCTCCAACTGCTCGCCGAGACGCTCGGCGCCCGTCGCGTTCTGGAGGTCGGCACCCTCGGCGGCTACAGCGCGATCTGGATGGCCAGGGCGCTGCCCGCCGACGGCCGCCTGGTCACCCTGGAGATCGACCCGGTGCACGCCGACGTCGCCCGCGGCAACCTCAAGCACGCCGGCTTCGCCGAGATCGCCGAGGTCCGCCTCGGCCCCGCCGCGGACAGCCTGCAGCAGCTCGCCGACGAGGGCGCCGACCCCTTCGACCTGGTCTTCATCGACGCCGACAAGCCGGGCAACCCGGTCTACTTCGCCTGGGCGCTGCGGCTCACCCGGCCCGGCTCGCTGATCGTCGTCGACAACACCGTGCGCGCCGGCAAGGTCGCCGAGGCCGACTCCACCGACCCCGCCGTGCTCGGCGTCCGCCGCCTGCACGACGCGATCGCCGCCGAACCGCGGGTCTCCGCCACCTCGATCCAGACCGTCGGCTCCAAGGGCTACGACGGCTTCACCCTGATCCGCGTCCGGGCCTGA
- a CDS encoding membrane protein DedA with SNARE-associated domain, producing the protein MHIDQWIESVPPTSVYALVALIIGLESLGIPLPGEIALVSASLLSARGVVSPWWVAACAIAGAVIGDSIGYSIGRRGGKPLFEKLGRRFPKHFGPDHLATAERSFKKWGMWAVFFGRFIALLRIFAGPLAGALRMPYWKFLIANVLGGIVWAGGTTLLIYQVGKVAEQWLKSFSWAGLVVAALAGAGSAWLVKRRAAKSRAEHPEQSGGKTAAEPVETPAAVAAPEPVAD; encoded by the coding sequence TTGCACATCGACCAGTGGATCGAGAGCGTCCCACCCACCTCGGTGTACGCCCTCGTCGCCCTGATCATCGGCCTGGAGAGCCTGGGCATCCCGCTGCCCGGCGAGATCGCCCTCGTGTCGGCCTCGCTGCTCTCCGCCCGCGGCGTGGTCAGCCCCTGGTGGGTGGCGGCCTGCGCGATCGCCGGCGCGGTGATCGGCGACTCCATCGGCTACTCCATCGGCCGACGCGGCGGCAAGCCGCTCTTCGAGAAGCTCGGCCGGCGCTTCCCCAAGCACTTCGGGCCGGACCACCTGGCCACCGCCGAGCGGTCCTTCAAGAAGTGGGGCATGTGGGCGGTCTTCTTCGGCCGCTTCATCGCCCTGCTGCGGATCTTCGCCGGCCCGCTCGCGGGCGCCCTGCGCATGCCGTACTGGAAGTTCCTGATCGCCAACGTGCTCGGCGGCATCGTCTGGGCCGGCGGTACCACGCTGCTGATCTACCAGGTCGGCAAGGTCGCCGAGCAGTGGCTGAAGAGCTTCTCCTGGGCCGGCCTGGTGGTGGCCGCGCTGGCCGGCGCCGGCTCGGCCTGGCTGGTGAAGCGCCGCGCCGCCAAGTCCCGCGCCGAGCACCCCGAGCAGTCCGGCGGCAAGACCGCGGCCGAGCCGGTCGAGACCCCCGCCGCCGTGGCCGCGCCCGAGCCGGTCGCCGACTGA
- a CDS encoding O-methyltransferase involved in polyketide biosynthesis gives MTAQQPQKIGADLGDVPETALWTLYHRAVEARRPDTVLFDPWAVDLVDRIDYPFAERFGPDGGIIGQIQALRVRCFDREIADFLVRSPRGTVVCLGEGLETQYWRVDNGRAQWLSVDLPEAVALRERLLPAAPRQRLLARSATDPAWMDEVDPAHGVLITAQGLLMYLRPTEVRDLIAACAERFPDATFVFDAVPRWFSRAATRGKLHDRGYTAPPMPWGMDADERWKLATAHPAVAEIRDVLPTGGRGPVGALLPYIARLPMIGAHRPSVVALRFSTRAGRETG, from the coding sequence ATGACCGCCCAGCAGCCGCAGAAGATCGGCGCCGATCTCGGCGATGTCCCCGAGACCGCGCTGTGGACGCTCTACCACCGGGCCGTCGAGGCCCGCCGTCCCGACACCGTGCTCTTCGACCCCTGGGCCGTCGACCTCGTCGACCGGATCGACTACCCCTTCGCCGAACGCTTCGGCCCCGACGGCGGCATCATCGGCCAGATCCAGGCCCTGCGGGTCCGCTGCTTCGACCGGGAGATCGCCGACTTCCTGGTCCGCTCCCCGCGCGGCACCGTGGTCTGCCTCGGCGAAGGCCTGGAGACCCAGTACTGGCGGGTCGACAACGGCCGCGCCCAGTGGCTCTCCGTCGACCTCCCCGAGGCCGTCGCGCTGCGCGAGCGGCTGCTGCCCGCCGCCCCCCGCCAGCGGCTGCTCGCCCGGTCCGCGACCGACCCCGCCTGGATGGACGAGGTCGACCCCGCGCACGGCGTCCTCATCACCGCCCAGGGCCTGCTCATGTACCTGCGGCCCACCGAGGTCCGCGACCTGATCGCCGCGTGCGCGGAGCGCTTCCCCGACGCCACCTTCGTCTTCGACGCCGTGCCGCGCTGGTTCAGCCGCGCCGCCACCCGGGGCAAGCTGCACGACCGCGGCTACACCGCCCCGCCGATGCCCTGGGGCATGGACGCCGACGAGCGGTGGAAGCTCGCCACCGCCCACCCCGCCGTCGCCGAGATCCGCGACGTGCTGCCGACCGGCGGCCGCGGCCCGGTCGGCGCCCTGCTGCCGTACATCGCCCGGCTGCCCATGATCGGCGCGCACCGGCCCTCCGTGGTGGCGCTCCGCTTCTCCACCCGTGCGGGGCGTGAGACCGGCTGA
- a CDS encoding spermidine synthase: MNHEDTAGGPPEDDEPHPVMRAVALGTARLLPDLDRPRAWLLTLDHTPQSYVDLADPTHLEFEYTRRIGHLVDALAPAGQPLDALHLGGGALTLPRYLAATRPGSRQRVVEADGPLVDLVAEHLPWPAGIEVAVGDARDALAAAEPAAADLVVADVFHGSRTPAHLTSVEFVALAAAALRPGGCYAANLADGPPLAFAAAQAATLRAVFPHTCLVAEPAVLRGRRYGNILLVGSTAPLPGDGLARRLAGDPFPARLTDGDALDALVGAARPVHDADAVDSPTPPDGAFSVG, encoded by the coding sequence ATGAACCACGAGGACACCGCCGGCGGCCCGCCCGAGGACGACGAACCGCACCCGGTGATGCGCGCCGTCGCCCTCGGCACCGCCCGGCTGCTGCCCGACCTCGACCGGCCGCGGGCCTGGCTGCTCACCCTCGACCACACCCCGCAGTCCTACGTCGACCTCGCCGACCCCACCCACCTCGAGTTCGAGTACACCCGCCGGATCGGCCACCTCGTCGACGCCCTCGCCCCCGCCGGGCAGCCGCTCGACGCCCTCCACCTGGGCGGCGGCGCCCTCACCCTGCCCCGCTACCTCGCCGCCACCCGGCCCGGCTCCCGGCAGCGGGTCGTCGAGGCCGACGGCCCGCTGGTCGACCTGGTCGCCGAGCACCTGCCCTGGCCCGCCGGCATCGAGGTCGCCGTCGGCGACGCCCGCGACGCGCTCGCCGCCGCCGAGCCGGCCGCCGCCGACCTCGTCGTCGCCGACGTCTTCCACGGCTCCCGCACCCCCGCCCACCTCACCTCGGTCGAGTTCGTCGCGCTCGCGGCCGCCGCGCTGCGCCCCGGCGGCTGCTACGCCGCCAACCTCGCCGACGGGCCGCCGCTCGCCTTCGCCGCCGCCCAGGCCGCCACCCTCCGCGCCGTCTTCCCGCACACCTGCCTGGTCGCCGAACCCGCCGTGCTGCGCGGCCGCCGCTACGGCAACATCCTGCTGGTCGGCTCCACCGCGCCGCTGCCCGGCGACGGACTCGCCCGGCGGCTGGCCGGCGACCCCTTCCCGGCCCGGCTCACCGACGGCGACGCGCTGGACGCCCTGGTCGGCGCCGCCCGGCCCGTCCACGACGCCGACGCAGTCGACTCCCCGACGCCGCCGGACGGCGCGTTCAGCGTCGGCTGA
- a CDS encoding alpha-beta hydrolase superfamily lysophospholipase yields MDFRTDILGEPYEAVELPLADDEDGAVSATLVRRLVPGSQRAVLYVHGYVDYFFQTHLADHYTAAGYSFYALDLRKYGRSLRPHQSPNFVRDLTAYDEELDAAVRIIREVDGHTQLLVNGHSTGGLVTALWADRRAGSGLVDAMFLNSPFLSMPAAAAVRTLGAPAVEALGRVAGLRKLPAPLNPHYVHSLHRAHKGSWEFDLSLKPAEGFPLYAGWLAAIQRGHRAVRRGLAIDCPVLLMASTASTVTNRWDDALRTTDGVLRADDIAALGPRLGRNVTVLRIEGGVHDLVLSGEQARGQVFTELDRWLATYLPAVPVPSA; encoded by the coding sequence ATGGACTTCCGGACGGACATCCTGGGCGAGCCGTACGAGGCCGTCGAGCTGCCGCTCGCCGACGACGAGGACGGCGCCGTCAGCGCCACCCTGGTACGCCGCCTGGTACCCGGGTCGCAGCGGGCCGTGCTCTACGTGCACGGCTACGTCGACTACTTCTTCCAGACCCACCTCGCCGACCACTACACCGCGGCCGGCTACTCCTTCTACGCGCTCGACCTGCGCAAGTACGGCCGCTCGCTGCGGCCGCACCAGTCGCCCAACTTCGTCCGCGACCTCACGGCCTACGACGAGGAGCTCGACGCGGCCGTCCGCATCATCCGCGAGGTCGACGGCCACACCCAGCTGCTCGTCAACGGCCACTCCACCGGCGGCCTGGTCACCGCACTCTGGGCGGACCGGCGGGCCGGCAGCGGCCTGGTCGACGCGATGTTCCTCAACAGCCCGTTCCTCTCCATGCCCGCCGCGGCCGCCGTCCGCACCCTCGGCGCCCCCGCCGTCGAGGCCCTCGGCCGCGTCGCCGGCCTGCGCAAGCTGCCCGCCCCGCTCAACCCGCACTACGTGCACAGCCTGCACCGCGCCCACAAGGGCAGCTGGGAGTTCGACCTCTCGCTCAAGCCCGCCGAGGGCTTCCCGCTCTACGCCGGCTGGCTCGCCGCCATCCAGCGCGGCCACCGGGCCGTCCGCCGCGGCCTCGCCATCGACTGCCCGGTGCTGCTGATGGCCTCCACCGCCTCCACCGTCACCAACCGCTGGGACGACGCGCTGCGCACCACCGACGGCGTCCTGCGCGCCGACGACATCGCCGCGCTCGGCCCGCGCCTCGGACGCAACGTCACCGTCCTGCGGATCGAGGGCGGCGTGCACGACCTCGTCCTCTCCGGCGAGCAGGCCCGCGGCCAGGTCTTCACCGAACTCGACCGCTGGCTCGCCACCTACCTGCCCGCCGTGCCGGTCCCCTCCGCATGA
- a CDS encoding putative PurR-regulated permease PerM, with the protein MPAEPPDAEDGPAAPPRAVRLAASWSAAVLLVVAVAALLVWAMVELQAATVPVVVALLGTALLEPVMPWLVRRGLRRGAAAGLTCTVLVLAVCGVIALLVNSLVHSAPDIAAALSEAGRRIADWLGPLGQKIQYALEQSSGSGSDLVNSLANGVLSGLGLATQLLTGAVLTLALVFFFLRDGHRTADAVRGWLPPGPAETVIACGRQAFAATAGFMRGTTLIALIDALFITIGLVVLSVPGAAGLGALVFMGAYIPFIGAFLSGTVAVLVALADGGFAKALWVLGVVLAVQAIEGNILQPFIQSRTVELHPATIMVAVVAGAGVAGILGALLAVPLCAAGLGVVTVLRGTAAPGPAPTPDGDGPAGGGPGDDRPGDDGPS; encoded by the coding sequence ATGCCGGCCGAGCCCCCGGACGCCGAGGACGGGCCAGCCGCGCCGCCCCGGGCGGTGCGGCTGGCCGCCTCCTGGTCGGCCGCCGTCCTGCTCGTCGTCGCGGTCGCCGCGCTGCTGGTGTGGGCGATGGTGGAACTGCAGGCGGCCACCGTCCCGGTCGTCGTCGCCCTGCTCGGCACCGCCCTGCTCGAACCCGTGATGCCCTGGCTGGTCCGCCGCGGCCTGCGCCGGGGCGCCGCCGCCGGCCTCACCTGCACGGTGCTGGTGCTCGCCGTCTGCGGGGTGATCGCACTGCTGGTCAACTCCCTGGTGCACAGCGCGCCCGACATCGCCGCCGCGCTCAGCGAGGCCGGCCGGCGGATCGCCGACTGGCTCGGCCCGCTCGGACAGAAGATCCAGTACGCGCTCGAACAGAGCTCCGGCTCGGGCAGCGACCTGGTCAACTCGCTCGCCAACGGCGTGCTCTCCGGCCTCGGGCTGGCCACCCAGCTGCTCACCGGCGCGGTGCTCACCCTCGCCCTGGTCTTCTTCTTCCTCCGGGACGGCCACCGCACCGCCGACGCCGTCCGCGGCTGGCTGCCGCCCGGCCCGGCCGAGACCGTGATCGCCTGCGGCCGGCAGGCCTTCGCCGCGACCGCCGGGTTCATGCGCGGCACCACCCTGATCGCCCTCATCGACGCGCTGTTCATCACGATCGGACTGGTGGTGCTGAGCGTCCCCGGCGCGGCCGGCCTCGGCGCCCTGGTCTTCATGGGCGCCTACATCCCGTTCATCGGCGCCTTCCTCTCCGGCACCGTGGCGGTGCTGGTGGCGCTCGCCGACGGCGGCTTCGCCAAGGCCCTGTGGGTGCTCGGCGTGGTGCTGGCCGTGCAGGCCATCGAGGGCAACATCCTGCAGCCCTTCATCCAGAGCCGCACCGTCGAGCTGCACCCGGCCACCATCATGGTCGCGGTGGTGGCCGGGGCGGGCGTGGCCGGGATCCTGGGCGCACTGCTCGCCGTACCGCTCTGCGCGGCCGGCCTCGGCGTCGTCACGGTGCTGCGGGGCACCGCCGCCCCCGGCCCCGCACCGACACCGGACGGCGACGGGCCGGCGGGCGGCGGACCGGGGGACGACAGGCCGGGGGACGACGGGCCGTCATGA
- a CDS encoding winged helix DNA-binding protein encodes MSAPLTARALGRALLARQHLLQRSTLDAAAMVRHLVGLQAQAAPEPPYLGLHSRLEGFAPEQLTALLEDRGAVRIALQRGTIHLVTAEDCLTLRPLLQPVLDRGLRTTYAKRLPGLDLTDPADPAGDLAALAARARLLVEAEPLTFQQLGPLLAPAYPGSEPAALAQAARCALPLVQVPPRGLWGRGGPAAHTTAEHWLGRPLDPAPALDGLVLRYLAAFGPATAADVQKWSGLTRLGPVLTRLGDRLVRLRDEQGRTLYDLPEAPRPDASAPAPVRLLAPFDNLLLSHADRTRVLPEAYRPRVMTVNGIVLGTVLVDGSVAGSWKTEEDVLTVRPFAPLPRAALAGVEEEGARVLAFGGTPDGRVVVLPAE; translated from the coding sequence GTGAGCGCCCCGCTGACCGCCCGCGCCCTCGGCCGCGCGCTGCTGGCCCGTCAGCACCTGCTGCAGCGCAGCACCCTGGACGCCGCGGCGATGGTCCGCCACCTGGTCGGCCTGCAGGCCCAGGCAGCCCCGGAGCCGCCCTACCTCGGGCTGCACAGCCGGCTCGAGGGCTTCGCCCCCGAGCAGCTCACTGCCCTGCTGGAGGACCGCGGCGCCGTCCGGATCGCCCTGCAGCGCGGCACCATCCACCTCGTCACCGCCGAGGACTGCCTGACCCTGCGTCCGCTGCTGCAGCCCGTACTCGACCGCGGGCTGCGGACCACGTACGCCAAGCGGCTGCCCGGCCTCGACCTCACCGACCCGGCCGACCCCGCCGGCGACCTGGCCGCGCTGGCGGCGCGCGCCCGGCTCCTGGTCGAGGCCGAACCGCTGACCTTCCAACAGCTCGGCCCGCTGCTCGCCCCGGCCTATCCGGGGAGCGAGCCGGCCGCGCTCGCCCAGGCGGCCCGCTGCGCGCTGCCGCTCGTCCAGGTGCCGCCGCGCGGCCTGTGGGGGCGCGGCGGCCCGGCCGCGCACACCACCGCCGAGCACTGGCTCGGCCGCCCGCTCGACCCGGCGCCGGCGCTGGACGGCCTGGTGCTGCGCTACCTCGCCGCCTTCGGCCCGGCCACCGCCGCCGACGTGCAGAAGTGGTCCGGCCTCACCCGGCTGGGCCCGGTGCTGACCCGGCTCGGCGACCGCCTGGTACGGCTGCGCGACGAGCAGGGCCGCACCCTGTACGACCTGCCGGAGGCGCCGCGGCCGGACGCCTCGGCGCCCGCCCCCGTCCGGCTGCTCGCGCCCTTCGACAACCTGCTGCTGTCGCACGCTGACCGGACCCGGGTGCTGCCCGAGGCGTACCGCCCACGGGTGATGACGGTGAACGGGATCGTGCTCGGTACGGTGCTGGTCGACGGCTCGGTGGCCGGCAGCTGGAAGACCGAGGAGGACGTGCTGACGGTCCGTCCGTTCGCGCCGCTGCCGCGGGCCGCGCTGGCCGGTGTCGAGGAGGAGGGCGCCCGGGTGCTGGCCTTCGGCGGCACGCCGGACGGCCGGGTGGTGGTCCTTCCGGCGGAGTGA
- a CDS encoding glycerophosphoryl diester phosphodiesterase codes for MSRPAVLAVAHRGDPYRFRENTLRSVESAAAAGADAVEVDVRLTRDGVPVLLHDATLERLWGDPRPLDRLTLDDLAGIGEPGGPRIPTLTEALKAVAETPGTRLMIDLDERGPAAAAYRAVADLGARPNVAWCGPTAAMLAVRELDPEAEIALTWRQPRLPGRTLLDDLRPRYLNPPFGMVEPRLVGAAHDAGLLVSTWTVDLRRTVRRMLLAGVDSLTSNRIGMLRRELAG; via the coding sequence ATGAGCCGTCCCGCCGTGCTCGCCGTCGCCCACCGCGGCGACCCCTACCGGTTCCGCGAGAACACCCTGCGCTCCGTCGAGTCGGCCGCCGCCGCCGGGGCCGACGCCGTGGAGGTGGACGTCCGGCTGACCCGCGACGGCGTCCCCGTGCTGCTGCACGACGCCACCCTGGAACGGCTGTGGGGCGACCCCCGGCCGCTGGACCGGCTCACCCTCGACGACCTCGCCGGGATCGGCGAACCCGGCGGCCCCCGGATCCCGACCCTCACCGAGGCGCTCAAGGCCGTCGCCGAGACACCCGGCACCCGCCTGATGATCGACCTGGACGAGCGCGGCCCGGCCGCCGCCGCGTACCGCGCGGTCGCCGACCTCGGAGCCCGGCCGAACGTCGCCTGGTGCGGCCCGACCGCCGCGATGCTCGCCGTCCGCGAGCTCGACCCCGAGGCGGAGATCGCCCTGACCTGGCGTCAGCCCCGGCTGCCCGGCCGGACGCTCCTCGACGACCTGCGGCCGCGGTACCTCAACCCGCCGTTCGGCATGGTCGAGCCCCGCCTGGTCGGCGCCGCCCACGACGCCGGCCTGCTGGTCTCCACCTGGACGGTCGACCTGCGCCGCACCGTGCGCCGGATGCTGCTGGCCGGTGTCGACTCGCTGACCAGCAACCGGATCGGCATGCTGCGCCGGGAGCTCGCCGGGTGA